A stretch of Triticum aestivum cultivar Chinese Spring chromosome 1D, IWGSC CS RefSeq v2.1, whole genome shotgun sequence DNA encodes these proteins:
- the LOC123164437 gene encoding putative protein ABIL2 isoform X3, whose amino-acid sequence MVEAAGPFRRRGGTMEEVQMEEAFIFSQTIKDLKALRPQLYSAAEYFELAYTQEGGKQAVMSNLKEYAVKALINTVDHLGSISFKVSSLVDQKLDEVAEANLRASCIQQRAQTIQACVNREGLTQQSLVITAPKYHKRYILPAGDGSVPNAVPNFSEMNKAKSRTTQMHQAFRAAASAAQTKNKDKQASFRKLRSIARAPSQSARSSSPAQHPRFVPLSDTAIPTKRDKRSDSPMYSTTPLTRSGSLSKKSSLLKTSSVRVQMQTTSDPKRLVPLRSYADRYNDDSKESDQTLKKSKKFLKSLLSRRKSGKEEPLQDSVP is encoded by the exons ATGGTGGAAGCAGCGGGGCCTTTCCGGAGAAGGGGCGGCACCATGGAGGAGGTGCAGATGGAGGAGGCATTCATCTTCTCTCAAACCATCAAG GACCTCAAGGCTCTGCGACCGCAGCTGTATTCTGCAGCAGAGTATTTCGAACTAGCCTACACACAGGAAGGCGGAAAGCAGGC GGTGATGAGTAACCTCAAGGAGTACGCTGTGAAGGCCCTCATCAACACTGTAGATCACCTAGGATCCATATCCTTCAAAGTCTCCAGCCTTGTTGATCAAAAGCTCGACGAGGTGGCCGAAGCCAATCTGCGGGCCTCCTGCATCCAGCAG AGAGCTCAAACGATCCAAGCATGCGTGAACAGAGAAGGCCTGACGCAGCAATCATTGGTGATCACCGCTCCAAAGTATCACAAGAGGTACATCTTACCAG CAGGAGATGGTTCAGTTCCCAATGCCGTGCCCAACTTCAGCGAGATGAATAAGGCCAAGAGCAGGACTACACAGATGCATCAGGCCTTCCGTG cagcagcatctgcagctCAAACAAAAAACAAAGACAAGCAAGCTTCATTCCG CAAGCTCCGGTCGATTGCCCGTGCACCTTCTCAGAGTGCACGTTCATCCTCTCCAGCACAGCATCCGCGCTTCGTGCCACTTTCTGATACTGCAATACCCACCAAAAGAG ATAAAAGATCGGATTCACCAATGTATTCGACAACTCCACTCACAAGGTCTGGGTCACTCTCAAAGAAGTCATCCTTGCTCAAGACATCAAGTGTCAGGGTCCAG ATGCAGACAACTTCAGATCCCAAGAGATTGGTACCGCTGCGGTCATACGCTGATAGGTACAATGACGATTCCAAGGAAAGCGATCAGACTCTGAAGAAGAGCAAGAAGTTCCTCAAGTCTCTGCTCAGTAGGCGCAAGTCTGGAAAAGAAGAACCACTGCAGGATAGTGTCCCTTAG
- the LOC123164437 gene encoding putative protein ABIL2 isoform X2: MVEAAGPFRRRGGTMEEVQMEEAFIFSQTIKDLKALRPQLYSAAEYFELAYTQEGGKQAVMSNLKEYAVKALINTVDHLGSISFKVSSLVDQKLDEVAEANLRASCIQQRAQTIQACVNREGLTQQSLVITAPKYHKRYILPGDGSVPNAVPNFSEMNKAKSRTTQMHQAFRAAAASAAQTKNKDKQASFRKLRSIARAPSQSARSSSPAQHPRFVPLSDTAIPTKRDKRSDSPMYSTTPLTRSGSLSKKSSLLKTSSVRVQMQTTSDPKRLVPLRSYADRYNDDSKESDQTLKKSKKFLKSLLSRRKSGKEEPLQDSVP, from the exons ATGGTGGAAGCAGCGGGGCCTTTCCGGAGAAGGGGCGGCACCATGGAGGAGGTGCAGATGGAGGAGGCATTCATCTTCTCTCAAACCATCAAG GACCTCAAGGCTCTGCGACCGCAGCTGTATTCTGCAGCAGAGTATTTCGAACTAGCCTACACACAGGAAGGCGGAAAGCAGGC GGTGATGAGTAACCTCAAGGAGTACGCTGTGAAGGCCCTCATCAACACTGTAGATCACCTAGGATCCATATCCTTCAAAGTCTCCAGCCTTGTTGATCAAAAGCTCGACGAGGTGGCCGAAGCCAATCTGCGGGCCTCCTGCATCCAGCAG AGAGCTCAAACGATCCAAGCATGCGTGAACAGAGAAGGCCTGACGCAGCAATCATTGGTGATCACCGCTCCAAAGTATCACAAGAGGTACATCTTACCAG GAGATGGTTCAGTTCCCAATGCCGTGCCCAACTTCAGCGAGATGAATAAGGCCAAGAGCAGGACTACACAGATGCATCAGGCCTTCCGTG cagcagcagcatctgcagctCAAACAAAAAACAAAGACAAGCAAGCTTCATTCCG CAAGCTCCGGTCGATTGCCCGTGCACCTTCTCAGAGTGCACGTTCATCCTCTCCAGCACAGCATCCGCGCTTCGTGCCACTTTCTGATACTGCAATACCCACCAAAAGAG ATAAAAGATCGGATTCACCAATGTATTCGACAACTCCACTCACAAGGTCTGGGTCACTCTCAAAGAAGTCATCCTTGCTCAAGACATCAAGTGTCAGGGTCCAG ATGCAGACAACTTCAGATCCCAAGAGATTGGTACCGCTGCGGTCATACGCTGATAGGTACAATGACGATTCCAAGGAAAGCGATCAGACTCTGAAGAAGAGCAAGAAGTTCCTCAAGTCTCTGCTCAGTAGGCGCAAGTCTGGAAAAGAAGAACCACTGCAGGATAGTGTCCCTTAG
- the LOC123164437 gene encoding putative protein ABIL2 isoform X4, with protein MVEAAGPFRRRGGTMEEVQMEEAFIFSQTIKDLKALRPQLYSAAEYFELAYTQEGGKQAVMSNLKEYAVKALINTVDHLGSISFKVSSLVDQKLDEVAEANLRASCIQQRAQTIQACVNREGLTQQSLVITAPKYHKRYILPGDGSVPNAVPNFSEMNKAKSRTTQMHQAFRAAASAAQTKNKDKQASFRKLRSIARAPSQSARSSSPAQHPRFVPLSDTAIPTKRDKRSDSPMYSTTPLTRSGSLSKKSSLLKTSSVRVQMQTTSDPKRLVPLRSYADRYNDDSKESDQTLKKSKKFLKSLLSRRKSGKEEPLQDSVP; from the exons ATGGTGGAAGCAGCGGGGCCTTTCCGGAGAAGGGGCGGCACCATGGAGGAGGTGCAGATGGAGGAGGCATTCATCTTCTCTCAAACCATCAAG GACCTCAAGGCTCTGCGACCGCAGCTGTATTCTGCAGCAGAGTATTTCGAACTAGCCTACACACAGGAAGGCGGAAAGCAGGC GGTGATGAGTAACCTCAAGGAGTACGCTGTGAAGGCCCTCATCAACACTGTAGATCACCTAGGATCCATATCCTTCAAAGTCTCCAGCCTTGTTGATCAAAAGCTCGACGAGGTGGCCGAAGCCAATCTGCGGGCCTCCTGCATCCAGCAG AGAGCTCAAACGATCCAAGCATGCGTGAACAGAGAAGGCCTGACGCAGCAATCATTGGTGATCACCGCTCCAAAGTATCACAAGAGGTACATCTTACCAG GAGATGGTTCAGTTCCCAATGCCGTGCCCAACTTCAGCGAGATGAATAAGGCCAAGAGCAGGACTACACAGATGCATCAGGCCTTCCGTG cagcagcatctgcagctCAAACAAAAAACAAAGACAAGCAAGCTTCATTCCG CAAGCTCCGGTCGATTGCCCGTGCACCTTCTCAGAGTGCACGTTCATCCTCTCCAGCACAGCATCCGCGCTTCGTGCCACTTTCTGATACTGCAATACCCACCAAAAGAG ATAAAAGATCGGATTCACCAATGTATTCGACAACTCCACTCACAAGGTCTGGGTCACTCTCAAAGAAGTCATCCTTGCTCAAGACATCAAGTGTCAGGGTCCAG ATGCAGACAACTTCAGATCCCAAGAGATTGGTACCGCTGCGGTCATACGCTGATAGGTACAATGACGATTCCAAGGAAAGCGATCAGACTCTGAAGAAGAGCAAGAAGTTCCTCAAGTCTCTGCTCAGTAGGCGCAAGTCTGGAAAAGAAGAACCACTGCAGGATAGTGTCCCTTAG
- the LOC123164437 gene encoding putative protein ABIL2 isoform X1, whose product MVEAAGPFRRRGGTMEEVQMEEAFIFSQTIKDLKALRPQLYSAAEYFELAYTQEGGKQAVMSNLKEYAVKALINTVDHLGSISFKVSSLVDQKLDEVAEANLRASCIQQRAQTIQACVNREGLTQQSLVITAPKYHKRYILPAGDGSVPNAVPNFSEMNKAKSRTTQMHQAFRAAAASAAQTKNKDKQASFRKLRSIARAPSQSARSSSPAQHPRFVPLSDTAIPTKRDKRSDSPMYSTTPLTRSGSLSKKSSLLKTSSVRVQMQTTSDPKRLVPLRSYADRYNDDSKESDQTLKKSKKFLKSLLSRRKSGKEEPLQDSVP is encoded by the exons ATGGTGGAAGCAGCGGGGCCTTTCCGGAGAAGGGGCGGCACCATGGAGGAGGTGCAGATGGAGGAGGCATTCATCTTCTCTCAAACCATCAAG GACCTCAAGGCTCTGCGACCGCAGCTGTATTCTGCAGCAGAGTATTTCGAACTAGCCTACACACAGGAAGGCGGAAAGCAGGC GGTGATGAGTAACCTCAAGGAGTACGCTGTGAAGGCCCTCATCAACACTGTAGATCACCTAGGATCCATATCCTTCAAAGTCTCCAGCCTTGTTGATCAAAAGCTCGACGAGGTGGCCGAAGCCAATCTGCGGGCCTCCTGCATCCAGCAG AGAGCTCAAACGATCCAAGCATGCGTGAACAGAGAAGGCCTGACGCAGCAATCATTGGTGATCACCGCTCCAAAGTATCACAAGAGGTACATCTTACCAG CAGGAGATGGTTCAGTTCCCAATGCCGTGCCCAACTTCAGCGAGATGAATAAGGCCAAGAGCAGGACTACACAGATGCATCAGGCCTTCCGTG cagcagcagcatctgcagctCAAACAAAAAACAAAGACAAGCAAGCTTCATTCCG CAAGCTCCGGTCGATTGCCCGTGCACCTTCTCAGAGTGCACGTTCATCCTCTCCAGCACAGCATCCGCGCTTCGTGCCACTTTCTGATACTGCAATACCCACCAAAAGAG ATAAAAGATCGGATTCACCAATGTATTCGACAACTCCACTCACAAGGTCTGGGTCACTCTCAAAGAAGTCATCCTTGCTCAAGACATCAAGTGTCAGGGTCCAG ATGCAGACAACTTCAGATCCCAAGAGATTGGTACCGCTGCGGTCATACGCTGATAGGTACAATGACGATTCCAAGGAAAGCGATCAGACTCTGAAGAAGAGCAAGAAGTTCCTCAAGTCTCTGCTCAGTAGGCGCAAGTCTGGAAAAGAAGAACCACTGCAGGATAGTGTCCCTTAG
- the LOC123164437 gene encoding putative protein ABIL2 isoform X5, which produces MVEAAGPFRRRGGTMEEVQMEEAFIFSQTIKDLKALRPQLYSAAEYFELAYTQEGGKQAVMSNLKEYAVKALINTVDHLGSISFKVSSLVDQKLDEVAEANLRASCIQQRAQTIQACVNREGLTQQSLVITAPKYHKRYILPAGDGSVPNAVPNFSEMNKAKSRTTQMHQAFRAAAASAAQTKNKDKQASFRKLRSIARAPSQSARSSSPAQHPRFVPLSDTAIPTKRDKRSDSPMYSTTPLTRSGSLSKKSSLLKTSSVRVQTTSDPKRLVPLRSYADRYNDDSKESDQTLKKSKKFLKSLLSRRKSGKEEPLQDSVP; this is translated from the exons ATGGTGGAAGCAGCGGGGCCTTTCCGGAGAAGGGGCGGCACCATGGAGGAGGTGCAGATGGAGGAGGCATTCATCTTCTCTCAAACCATCAAG GACCTCAAGGCTCTGCGACCGCAGCTGTATTCTGCAGCAGAGTATTTCGAACTAGCCTACACACAGGAAGGCGGAAAGCAGGC GGTGATGAGTAACCTCAAGGAGTACGCTGTGAAGGCCCTCATCAACACTGTAGATCACCTAGGATCCATATCCTTCAAAGTCTCCAGCCTTGTTGATCAAAAGCTCGACGAGGTGGCCGAAGCCAATCTGCGGGCCTCCTGCATCCAGCAG AGAGCTCAAACGATCCAAGCATGCGTGAACAGAGAAGGCCTGACGCAGCAATCATTGGTGATCACCGCTCCAAAGTATCACAAGAGGTACATCTTACCAG CAGGAGATGGTTCAGTTCCCAATGCCGTGCCCAACTTCAGCGAGATGAATAAGGCCAAGAGCAGGACTACACAGATGCATCAGGCCTTCCGTG cagcagcagcatctgcagctCAAACAAAAAACAAAGACAAGCAAGCTTCATTCCG CAAGCTCCGGTCGATTGCCCGTGCACCTTCTCAGAGTGCACGTTCATCCTCTCCAGCACAGCATCCGCGCTTCGTGCCACTTTCTGATACTGCAATACCCACCAAAAGAG ATAAAAGATCGGATTCACCAATGTATTCGACAACTCCACTCACAAGGTCTGGGTCACTCTCAAAGAAGTCATCCTTGCTCAAGACATCAAGTGTCAGGGTCCAG ACAACTTCAGATCCCAAGAGATTGGTACCGCTGCGGTCATACGCTGATAGGTACAATGACGATTCCAAGGAAAGCGATCAGACTCTGAAGAAGAGCAAGAAGTTCCTCAAGTCTCTGCTCAGTAGGCGCAAGTCTGGAAAAGAAGAACCACTGCAGGATAGTGTCCCTTAG